One part of the Denticeps clupeoides chromosome 8, fDenClu1.1, whole genome shotgun sequence genome encodes these proteins:
- the LOC114795599 gene encoding hyaluronan-binding protein 2, translating into MDLRLLALMLFLAGFISPAEFKEKHKKPPHHKAGEHEKKHGPKQRRRLEDLLRDYDVTDDTSDDDDDENDGQWLFELQAVRGTCRPNPCLNKGVCEEKRGGKFKCRCTKPFKGRRCEKGKRVCKKNMCGYGQCVLTSLPPFFQCKCKEPFKPPFCKHVAACSPGPCLNGGTCMKDENDFHCQCLDGYSGKFCQVVPSDCYEGNGQLYQGKVSETDDDDECLHWNSYFLLEKGVNPFNILEDHRGLGPHNFCRNPDGDIKPWCFIRKGKKLKWEFCNVRKCSAPSSPLPEDAAQSAQPIPSPASEILVILNSSITMKPPETPSKPPEILIKPFGATVQPPKAPLQPTETPVKPVSPQLQSPVLQNATVKEFATCGRPLARRNRIYGGLKTVPGAQPWQASLQARLEGSKQAFGHVCGGVLIKACWVLTAGHCIDNNKEMQVVLGGVDLMKPESTEQTFTVEKVILHENYKETSEAVYNDIALLQLKSTEGQCPEETEFVKTACLPNATFSDGTECTITGWGATPESQYGSDQLLDAEVLLISQEQCSSKKVYSNLLDDGMFCAGYLKGGVDSCQGDSGGPLTCQKDGVHYLYGLVSWGDSCGQENKPGVYTRVTKYLEWINSKITGTARKAL; encoded by the exons CAAAGCAGAGACGCAGACTAGAGG ATCTTCTGAGAGATTATGATGTCACTGACGACACAAgtgatgacgacgatgatgaaAATGATGGCCAGTGGCTTTTTGAATTACAAGCGGTAAGAG GCACCTGCAGGCCAAACCCCTGCCTCAATAAGGGGGTCTGCGAGGAGAAGAGAGGGGGCAAGTTCAAGTGCAGATGCACCAAACCTTTCAAGGGCCGGCGGTGTGAGAAAG GTAAAAGAGTTTGTAAGAAGAACATGTGTGGATATGGCCAGTGCGTCTTGACTTCACTGCCTCCCTTTTTCCAATGCAAATGCAAGGAGCCGTTCAAACCTCCGTTCTGTAAACATG TCGCTGCATGCAGCCCAGGCCCCTGCTTAAATGGTGGCACGTGCATGAAGGATGAAAATGATTTCCACTGCCAATGCCTTGATGGCTATTCTGGGAAATTCTGCCAAGTAG TGCCAAGTGACTGCTATGAGGGAAATGGTCAATTGTACCAGGGGAAGGTGTCAGAGaccgatgatgatgatgaatgccTCCACTGGAACTCGTACTTTCTGCTGGAGAAAGGTGTTAACCCATTCAACATCTTGGAAGATCATCGCGGACTCGGCCCACACAATTTCTGCAG GAACCCAGATGGGGATATCAAACCCTGGTGCTTCATAAGGAAAGGGAAGAAACTGAAGTGGGAGTTTTGTAATGTGAGGAAATGTTCAG CACCTTCTTCTCCATTACCTGAGGATGCAGCCCAAAGTGCCCAACCTATACCCTCTCCTGCTTCAGAAATACTAGTAATACTAAATAGTAGTATCACCATGAAGCCTCCAGAGACCCCAAGTAAACCTCCGGAGATCCTAATTAAACCATTTGGAGCTACAGTTCAGCCCCCCAAGGCCCCACTTCAACCCACTGAGACACCAGTAAAACCAGTCAGTCCTCAGCTTCAGTCACCTGTACTCCAAAATGCCACAGTCAAGGAGTTCGCTACCTGTGGAAGGCCCTTGGCCAGGAGAAATCGGATCTATGGTGGCCTGAAGACTGTCCCAGGGGCACAGCCATGGCAGGCATCGTTACAGGCCCGGCTTGAGGGTTCCAAACAAGCCTTTGGACATGTCTGTGGCGGTGTCCTCATCAAGGCATGCTGGGTGCTCACAGCAGGCCATTGCAT TGACAACAATAAAGAGATGCAAGTGGTCCTGGGAGGTGTGGACCTGATGAAGCCTGAGTCCACAGAGCAGACGTTCACAGTGGAGAAGGTCATTCTCCATGAGAACTACAAAGAGACGTCCGAAGCAGTGTACAACGATATTG CGCTGTTGCAGCTGAAATCCACTGAGGGGCAATGCCCTGAGGAGACTGAGTTTGTGAAGACTGCGTGTTTGCCCAATGCCACATTTTCAGATGGCACTGAGTGCACCATCACCGGATGGGGGGCAACTCCGGAAT CACAGTACGGCTCTGACCAGCTGCTGGATGCCGAGGTGCTCCTGATTTCTCAGGAGCAGTGCAGTAGCAAGAAGGTCTATAGCAATCTTCTAGATGACGGCATGTTCTGCGCAGGCTACCTAAAGGGGGGAGTGGACTCCTGCCAG GGTGACTCAGGAGGCCCTTTAACCTGTCAGAAAGATGGGGTGCACTACCTTTATGGCCTGGTGAGTTGGGGTGACAGCTGTGGCCAGGAGAATAAGCCCGGTGTCTACACTCGTGTCACTAAGTACCTAGAATGGATCAACTCGAAAATCACTGGCACAGCTAGAAAGGCATTATGA